Proteins from a single region of Zonotrichia leucophrys gambelii isolate GWCS_2022_RI chromosome 17, RI_Zleu_2.0, whole genome shotgun sequence:
- the CDC26 gene encoding anaphase-promoting complex subunit CDC26, protein MLRRKPTRLELKLDDIEEFESVRKELESRRKQRDEAEAAAGGEEAAAIGALGTEHKSREQLIHERIGYKPQPKAGGRTAHFGTFEF, encoded by the exons ATGCTTCGTCGGAAGCCGACGCGGCTGGAGCTGAAGCTGGACGACATCGAGGAGTTCGAGAGCGTCcggaaggagctggag AGCCGCAGGAAGCAGCGCGACgaggcggaggcggcggcgggcggagAGGAGGCGGCGGCGATCGGAGCGCTGGGCACGGAGCACAAGAGCCGCGAGCAGCTCATCCATGAACGCATCGGGTACAAACCGCAGCCCAAGGCCGGCGGCCGCACCGCGCACTTCGGCACCTTCGAGTTCTGA